TAGCGCCAGCAGCGCAACGGGCACCCGCCGGTCGAAGCGGAATGAGAGCGGCGGCCGTTGGGTGCGCAGGACTAGCCAGTACGAAGCCATGCCCAAGATGCGGTTGCCCCGCTTGGAAACTGACGAATCCAAACTCCCTCAAATCCCTTGCGCGTTGCAATAGCTTGTCGCGCGAAAAGCGCTGGTCAGCCAAGCTGTTTGCCTGAGCTAGGCTTGCAATACCTCTCATACCAATTCTCGTGGCTTGTGCACTAGATTGCGATCTCCAAAACCCCTTCAATATGGGAGTCATGTTCTTTGGTAAGCGTGCATCCGCTGCTCAAATTNNNNNNNNNNNNNNNNNNNNNNGAGGTTCCCGAGTCCTGCTTGCCCAGGTAGCCGTCCCATGCACTCACCCTTGGCGATCGCGCCCGACAGTCAGGTTGAGCTGGCCCAAATCCCCACTAAGGCGGATGGGGGCTACTCCAAAGCGGACGGCAAGGCCCGGTTCAAGCAGCTCCGCAAGCGCCTGGCCCAGTTACAAGAAATCCTCTACGCCCAGGGCCGCTACGCCGTGCTCGCCATCTTTGAAGCGATCGACGCGGGTGGCAAGGACAGCACGATCACCAGCGTTTTTCGCGGCATCAACCCGCAAGGGATGCAAGCGGTCAGCTTTAAGGCCCCTACCCCCATCGAACGACAGCACGACTTCCTCTGGCGCGTCCACCAGCACGTTCCCCCCAAGGGGCACATGGCGGCATTCAGCCGCTCGCACTACCAGGACATATTGGTGGCGCGCGTCGAGCAGCTGGTTCCGGAACCGCAGTGGCAAGCGCGCTACGCCCACATCAATGCCTTCGAGCGCTTGTTGCGCGATGAAGGAACGCAGGTGCTGAAGTTTTTCCTCCACATTTCCCCGGAATACCAACAAAAGCGCCTACAACGGCGGCTCGAGCGGCCGGACAAGCGGTGGAAGCTCGATCCCAGCGACCTGCAGGCGCGGGCGCGCTGGGATGCTTACCAGGCCGCGTTTGAAGCCATGCTGGCGC
This genomic stretch from Cyanobacteria bacterium QS_8_64_29 harbors:
- a CDS encoding polyphosphate kinase, with the translated sequence MHSPLAIAPDSQVELAQIPTKADGGYSKADGKARFKQLRKRLAQLQEILYAQGRYAVLAIFEAIDAGGKDSTITSVFRGINPQGMQAVSFKAPTPIERQHDFLWRVHQHVPPKGHMAAFSRSHYQDILVARVEQLVPEPQWQARYAHINAFERLLRDEGTQVLKFFLHISPEYQQKRLQRRLERPDKRWKLDPSDLQARARWDAYQAAFEAMLARCSTEHAPWYVIPAERRWYRNLAVAQILVDALESLDLHYPQPDFDPAQIRIP